A region from the Cellvibrio sp. PSBB006 genome encodes:
- the rnhB gene encoding ribonuclease HII: MTLLEPFISCYPGHLFAGVDEVGRGPLAWDVVAAAVILDPERPIDGLNDSKKLTEKRREFLFDEIQLHAKSWCIARATVVEIDQINILQASLLAMTRAVEGLHIQPEHVLVDGNKLPKWKYAAEAVVKGDSRVAAISAASILAKVARDREMLELDKQYPGYGFAEHKGYPTKVHMHALEKLGVTPIHRQSYAPVKARIAQIELF, encoded by the coding sequence ATGACGCTACTTGAGCCATTTATTTCATGTTATCCAGGACATCTGTTTGCCGGAGTCGATGAAGTCGGGCGTGGCCCTTTGGCTTGGGATGTTGTTGCAGCAGCGGTCATCCTGGACCCGGAGCGACCCATTGATGGCTTGAATGATTCCAAAAAGCTTACCGAAAAACGTCGTGAATTTTTATTCGATGAAATTCAGTTGCACGCGAAAAGCTGGTGTATTGCGCGCGCGACCGTTGTTGAAATTGACCAGATTAATATTCTGCAAGCCAGCTTATTGGCCATGACAAGAGCTGTTGAAGGGCTGCATATTCAGCCGGAACATGTGTTGGTGGATGGCAACAAACTACCAAAATGGAAATACGCAGCGGAAGCTGTGGTTAAAGGCGATAGCCGCGTAGCGGCCATTAGCGCGGCATCTATCCTGGCGAAGGTCGCGCGCGACCGGGAGATGCTGGAACTCGACAAACAATATCCCGGTTATGGGTTTGCTGAGCACAAGGGTTATCCGACAAAAGTTCATATGCACGCACTTGAAAAGTTGGGTGTTACGCCGATTCATCGCCAGTCTTATGCGCCGGTTAAGGCGCGAATTGCGCAAATAGAATTGTTCTAA